In Aspergillus nidulans FGSC A4 chromosome IV, a single window of DNA contains:
- a CDS encoding putative MFS transporter (transcript_id=CADANIAT00000204) produces METLQIEAEPPAPRLLLLKLISSGFSFFVAGLNDGSLGALVPYIRQEYDIDTNMVSIVYGTTFFGWFFAALTNSFLGQYFNTGVLLLLGAALQVLAHALRTWAPPFPLFAVTFFIAALGQAYQDTHANNFVATVKGAHRWLGFIHAMYMGGCLVGPFVSTAVASSGKSSHWELFYTTPLGMGVVNLGLVWVAFHEWATMRQREQGGRVEGPASRKQEAATEIKRTLATPAVWLLSLYFFFFLGAAITAGGWIVEYLVHVRNGDLDKMGYVPAGFYGGSFIGRLVLAEPTYRFGERRMILLYVVLCLALELVFWLVPNIITEAVAISLLGLFSGPFFATLFAAEIRSPALVPLTTAAFIFLMGQIGGSIFPAVTGVIAARSGVKVLQPMLVGLLGATGVSWLIIPKPRLHHD; encoded by the exons GCTGAACCACCAGCAcctcgtcttctgctgctcaaaCTCATCAGCTCGggcttctcgttcttcgtGGCGGGGCTAAATGACGGCAGTCTAGGTGCTCTTGTCCCATATATCCGCCAGGAGTACGACATAGACACTAATATGGTCTCCATCGT TTATGGGACTACCTTCTTCGGCTGGTTTTTTGCCGCGCTCACCAACAGCTTTCTAGGCCAGTACTTTAATACTGGTGTCCTACTCCTTCTTGGGGCAGCGCTGCAGGTCCTGGCGCATGCATTACGCACTTGGGCCCCGCCATTCCCGCTGTTCGCGGTGACGTTCTTCATTGCCGCGCTGGGCCAGGCGTACCAAGATACCCATGCGAACAACTTTGTTGCCACTGTCAAGGGCGCCCATCGATGGCTCGGGTTTATCCATGCCATGTATATGGGCGGCTGTCTGGTTGGACCCTTTGTGTCTACCGCGGTGGCGTCCTCGGGAAAGAGCTCGCACTGGGAGCTGTTCTATACCACACCGCTGGGCATGGGGGTAGTAAATCTCGGGCTGGTCTGGGTGGCCTTCCACGAGTGGGCGACCATGAGGCAGCGCGAGCAGGGCGGACGAGTCGAGGGTCCTGCGTCGCGCAAGCAGGAGGCGGCGACTGAGATCAAGAGGACTCTTGCTACGCCGGCAGTCTGGCTGCTCAGCctgtacttcttctttttccttgGAGCAGCCATCACCGCGGGAG GCTGGATCGTCGAGTACCTGGTTCACGTCCGCAACGGTGATCTCGACAAGATGGGCTACGTGCCGGCCGGGTTCTACGGTGGCAGTTTTATCGGTCGCCTGGTGCTCGCCGAGCCAACCTATCGATTCGGCGAGCGCCGAATGATTCTCCTCTACGTAGTGCTTTGCCTTGCCCTGGAGTTGGTCTTTTGGCT GGTTCCTAATATTATCACGGAAGCCGTCGCGATCAGTCTACTGGGACTCTTCTCTGGTCCATTCTTTGCCACG CTGTTCGCAGCAGAGATCCGTTCACCCGCGCTAG TGCCGCTGACAACGGcagccttcatcttcctcatggGACAGATTGGAGGATCGATATTTCCGGCCGTCACCGGCGTTATTGCTGCGCGGTCTGGAGTCAAGGTCCTGCAGCCCATGCTGGTCGGTTTGCTTGGAGCAACGGGAGTTTCCTGGTTGATTATACCAAAGCCGCGTCTGCACCACGATTAA
- a CDS encoding uncharacterized protein (transcript_id=CADANIAT00000205), translating to MESTLHRMSQSPHPQLSRLSRAWRNETFPIRHPETGKLLLEIERSASTLFGIFTSGVQLTCFVDDPDRGLLLWIARRSLTKQTYPGLLDNTAAGGLETRFWEKPVEAVVREAVEEASLDEDLVRRGLCGGGAISYYHVKRPSERCEAGPLQPEVEYVYELRLDPSTMPVPGDGEVEGFYLWTVEEVMRALREGEFKLNSAVAVIDFLVRHGVVTAENEAGYLEIWMPKRIRL from the exons ATGGAGTCGACTCTACATAGGATGTCACAGTCCCCGCATCCTCAACTGTCTAGGCTCTCCAGGGCCTGGCGAAACGAGACGTTTCCCATCCGCCACCCAGAAACCGGGAAATTACTTCTCGAGATCGAGCGCAGCGCCAGTACGCTCTTCGGAATCTTTACGTCTGGCGTACAACTGACCTGCTTCGTTGACGATCCTGATCGTGGACTGCTACTCTGGATAGCGCGCCGATCACTTACCAAGCAAACTTACCCGGGGCTCCTGGATAACACTGCTGCCGGGGGGCTGGAGACCCGTTTCTGGGAAAAGCCAGTTGAGGCGGTCGTGAGGGAAGCTGTCGAGGAGGCGAGTCTGGACGAGGATTTAGTGAGGAGGGGCTTGTGTGGTGGCGGTGCGATTTCTTACTATCATGTAAAAAGACCCAGTGAGCGCTGTGAGGCTGGGCCATTGCAGCCGGAGGTGGAGTACGTGTATGAACTACGTCTTGATCCGAGTACTATGCCTGTTCCTGGGGATGGCGAGGTGGAGGGGTTCTATCTGTGGACGGTAGAGGAGGTTATGCGTGCTTTGCGGGAAGGAGAGTTCAAGCTGAATAGCGCCGTCGCTGTTATTGATTTCCTGGTTAGGCATGGAGTCGTAACAGCAGAGAATGAAGCAGGCTATTTAGAGATT TGGATGCCCAAACGGATCCGGCTGTAA